Proteins from a genomic interval of Ferrovibrio terrae:
- a CDS encoding D-glycero-alpha-D-manno-heptose-1,7-bisphosphate 7-phosphatase gives MSSSRAVFLDRDGVINRNVYYASSGEWEAPRHPDDLAIAAGAMTSIRQLNALGFRLFIVTNQPSFAKGKCSLDDLKAVQARVEALIAESGGVLTESFVCFHHPDGVEPGYSGPCECRKPSPASLLEAARRFNIDLGRSWMVGDRETDVACGHAAGVRTIRIAPDHPVAATGISTADYQAADLAAAVADIIVANADRK, from the coding sequence ATGTCCTCGTCCCGGGCCGTATTTCTCGACCGGGACGGTGTCATCAACCGTAATGTCTACTATGCGTCCTCCGGTGAATGGGAGGCGCCGCGACACCCCGACGATCTTGCGATTGCCGCCGGAGCGATGACCTCGATCCGTCAGCTGAACGCGCTGGGCTTTCGGCTGTTCATTGTCACCAACCAGCCGAGTTTTGCGAAAGGCAAATGTTCGCTGGATGACCTGAAGGCCGTGCAGGCGCGCGTGGAGGCGTTGATCGCGGAAAGCGGCGGCGTACTCACGGAAAGCTTTGTCTGCTTTCATCATCCGGACGGAGTCGAGCCGGGCTATTCCGGCCCGTGCGAATGCCGCAAACCCTCGCCAGCGTCCCTGCTGGAAGCAGCGCGTCGTTTCAATATCGATCTCGGCCGCAGCTGGATGGTGGGGGATCGGGAGACTGACGTCGCCTGCGGCCATGCCGCGGGCGTGCGGACCATTCGCATTGCACCGGATCACCCGGTTGCAGCAACAGGTATATCGACTGCCGATTATCAGGCCGCAGATCTTGCCGCTGCCGTGGCGGATATCATTGTTGCAAATGCGGACCGGAAATAG
- a CDS encoding lysylphosphatidylglycerol synthase transmembrane domain-containing protein, translated as MLAGKVTSGRKGLGFIAKALLTIAFFVYLMEQVEWADVFQVMATISPWWAFAAVLWKLLQYPMAAFRWRIFVNAIGGHIRFLQALSIFWIGFFAALFLPGMIGGDVVRVLKIREAGVSLRIAASSVILERGVMVASLFLMVSVISLVPGAPRIPGIEVFWFVTIGGLVGGLLLTLLPATVLARLMQRKMLVWLGGIIEDMLRILRAPGTAMLALALSIFGNSLVVIEVYLLGLAIGTDITVLACFALVPPVILVVSLPISIGGWGAREVALVTALAIVGIPAENALVISVLFGLLTTLLALPGGLLWVLAAPRRKVAI; from the coding sequence ATGTTGGCCGGGAAAGTCACAAGCGGCAGGAAGGGCCTCGGGTTTATTGCAAAGGCATTACTGACCATCGCCTTCTTCGTTTATCTGATGGAGCAGGTCGAATGGGCTGATGTGTTTCAGGTGATGGCCACCATCTCTCCCTGGTGGGCTTTTGCCGCAGTCCTGTGGAAGCTGCTGCAATACCCGATGGCGGCTTTCCGCTGGCGGATTTTTGTAAATGCGATCGGTGGCCATATCCGCTTCCTGCAGGCGCTCAGCATTTTCTGGATCGGTTTTTTCGCAGCGCTTTTCCTACCGGGCATGATCGGCGGCGATGTGGTGCGCGTGTTGAAAATCCGCGAAGCCGGGGTGTCACTGCGGATTGCGGCCAGCAGCGTCATTCTGGAACGCGGGGTTATGGTCGCGTCCCTATTTTTGATGGTATCGGTGATATCGCTTGTTCCTGGTGCGCCGCGTATCCCCGGGATAGAGGTATTCTGGTTCGTCACGATTGGCGGCTTGGTCGGTGGCCTGCTGCTGACGCTGCTGCCTGCTACAGTTCTTGCCCGCCTTATGCAGCGGAAGATGCTGGTATGGCTTGGCGGCATCATTGAGGATATGCTCCGCATCCTTCGGGCACCTGGCACGGCCATGCTCGCCCTGGCGCTCAGCATTTTCGGCAACAGCCTCGTGGTGATCGAGGTTTACCTGCTCGGTTTGGCGATCGGTACCGATATCACTGTACTGGCCTGTTTCGCGCTGGTGCCGCCGGTCATCTTGGTTGTCTCATTGCCGATCTCGATCGGTGGCTGGGGTGCCCGCGAGGTCGCCTTGGTGACCGCCCTGGCCATTGTCGGAATTCCGGCTGAAAATGCCTTGGTGATCTCGGTCCTGTTTGGTCTGCTGACAACGCTGTTGGCCCTGCCGGGTGGCCTCCTGTGGGTACTCGCCGCGCCGCGTCGGAAAGTAGCAATATAG
- a CDS encoding nucleotidyltransferase family protein, with protein MTMPPLILLAGGLATRMRPLTEKVPKALLDVGGEPFIAHQLRLLAGEGIDRVVICTGYLGEMIEDFVGDGARFGIRVSYSPDGPALLGTGGALVRALPQVEDLFLVMYGDSYLPCAFAPIVEAFRTSEALGVMTVFRNEGRWEKSNVEFDGAMLHRYDKFNPTPAMSHVDYGLSGFRREAFSGYADTAPFDLYVVFADLVQRKMLMGYEVSERFYEIGSQQGLAETDIYLRSQSI; from the coding sequence ATGACCATGCCACCACTGATTCTGCTGGCCGGTGGGCTTGCCACGCGCATGCGTCCGCTGACAGAAAAGGTGCCGAAAGCCCTGCTGGACGTCGGGGGGGAGCCGTTCATTGCACACCAGTTGCGGCTGCTGGCCGGTGAGGGGATCGACCGGGTTGTGATCTGCACCGGTTACCTGGGTGAGATGATCGAGGATTTCGTGGGCGATGGTGCGCGCTTCGGCATCCGGGTCTCCTATTCTCCGGACGGGCCGGCACTGCTAGGGACCGGGGGCGCGCTGGTCCGCGCTCTGCCACAGGTCGAAGATTTATTTCTGGTGATGTATGGCGATTCCTATCTGCCCTGCGCCTTTGCGCCAATCGTTGAAGCGTTCCGCACCAGCGAGGCGCTTGGCGTCATGACAGTCTTCCGCAATGAAGGGCGATGGGAAAAAAGCAATGTCGAATTCGATGGCGCGATGCTGCATCGCTACGACAAGTTCAATCCGACGCCGGCGATGAGCCATGTGGATTACGGCCTCAGCGGTTTCCGCAGAGAGGCTTTCTCAGGATATGCCGATACGGCACCTTTCGACCTTTATGTGGTTTTCGCCGATCTGGTGCAACGCAAGATGCTGATGGGATATGAGGTCAGTGAACGGTTTTACGAAATTGGTTCGCAGCAGGGCCTCGCGGAAACGGATATTTATCTGAGGAGTCAGTCGATATGA
- a CDS encoding TylF/MycF/NovP-related O-methyltransferase — MFIASFSLKTFVQRLLCEIQEIVDFAHLHPVREMQKLALAETVKYIKDNMSDALGCYTAKGVLDVALKKAARNGHYLEFGVFRGGTIRYIAKHQPQDGVNGFDSFEGLPESWSGYTMDKGTFNLDGRLPKVPANVRLHPGWFDKSLPAWLDRNEGPVSFVHVDCDLYSSTKTIFDLLRSRLQAGSVIVFDEYFGYPNWQKHEFRAFQEFVTAHDVTYSYLAYSRIQVAVQITAIGRSAAA; from the coding sequence TTGTTTATTGCGAGCTTCTCACTTAAGACCTTCGTGCAGCGGCTGCTTTGCGAAATTCAGGAAATCGTCGATTTCGCCCATCTGCATCCCGTCCGGGAAATGCAGAAGCTGGCGCTTGCTGAAACCGTAAAATACATCAAGGACAACATGTCCGATGCGCTGGGCTGCTACACGGCGAAAGGCGTTCTGGATGTCGCGCTGAAGAAAGCCGCCAGGAATGGGCATTACCTGGAATTCGGCGTGTTTCGTGGAGGCACGATCCGCTATATCGCCAAACATCAGCCGCAGGACGGCGTGAATGGTTTTGACAGCTTCGAGGGACTGCCAGAAAGCTGGTCGGGCTATACGATGGACAAAGGCACCTTCAATCTGGACGGCCGTCTGCCCAAGGTGCCAGCCAACGTCCGGCTGCATCCAGGCTGGTTCGACAAGAGCCTGCCCGCATGGCTGGACCGCAACGAGGGACCGGTTTCCTTCGTGCATGTGGACTGCGATCTCTATTCATCGACGAAAACCATTTTCGATTTACTGCGGTCGCGCCTGCAGGCGGGAAGCGTCATCGTTTTCGACGAGTATTTTGGCTACCCGAATTGGCAGAAGCATGAGTTCAGGGCTTTCCAGGAATTCGTCACGGCACATGATGTGACATACAGCTATCTGGCCTATTCGCGCATTCAGGTTGCGGTGCAGATCACGGCCATCGGCCGATCTGCCGCGGCTTGA
- a CDS encoding fatty acid desaturase family protein, producing the protein MGDRSQNSAGVTAEPTALAIKDYARRLSTLRNVDGLEYRQFRASLKPRYLVVWRDIGFGYGALVALIGGALWLPVTSVSAILLSAVLFGTALGYCLHYLSLFLHAASHYNLAADRTWNDRLATALFGLWFGYDIQTYRTVHFRHHAHLGTDRDPENSYIERLDLPFFLGALSGLRFLRKLAGTPAAKDDAGFVPGRPFPGFRLFSVTVHLLLVLVAALQGEWIFVLAWLGCWGIVFPLLTDLRLMLEHRPDVTAAATGIQDGSGPWAATSRMFVAGPISATFGGAGFDRHLLHHLEPSIPYERLADFEAFLGKTDLGAVLVGAPATYRRAFAALFGR; encoded by the coding sequence ATGGGGGACCGGTCGCAAAACTCGGCTGGCGTCACGGCGGAGCCTACGGCTCTGGCAATCAAGGACTATGCACGGCGGCTATCCACCCTGCGCAACGTGGATGGACTTGAATACCGGCAGTTTCGCGCCAGCCTGAAGCCCCGTTACCTAGTGGTATGGCGGGATATTGGTTTCGGTTATGGCGCGCTGGTGGCACTGATTGGTGGTGCACTCTGGCTGCCTGTCACCAGTGTTTCCGCCATCCTGCTATCGGCCGTCTTGTTCGGCACTGCACTGGGGTACTGCCTCCATTACCTGTCGCTGTTTTTGCATGCGGCATCACACTACAATCTAGCAGCAGATCGCACCTGGAACGATCGTCTGGCGACGGCCCTGTTCGGGCTCTGGTTCGGTTACGATATCCAGACCTACCGCACAGTCCATTTCCGGCATCACGCACATCTGGGGACCGACAGGGATCCGGAGAATTCCTACATTGAGCGTCTCGATCTGCCCTTTTTCCTAGGCGCGCTGTCGGGGCTTCGTTTCCTACGCAAGCTGGCTGGTACCCCGGCCGCGAAGGATGATGCCGGCTTTGTGCCGGGCCGCCCCTTCCCTGGCTTCCGCCTTTTCAGCGTGACGGTTCATCTCTTGCTGGTACTGGTGGCCGCGTTGCAGGGTGAATGGATCTTCGTGCTGGCCTGGCTCGGCTGTTGGGGCATCGTTTTTCCGCTGCTGACCGATCTGCGCCTCATGCTAGAGCATCGCCCGGACGTCACGGCAGCGGCAACGGGCATCCAGGACGGAAGCGGGCCATGGGCGGCGACATCTAGGATGTTTGTTGCCGGCCCGATCAGTGCGACATTTGGCGGGGCAGGATTTGACCGCCATCTCCTGCATCATCTTGAGCCATCCATCCCCTATGAACGGCTTGCCGATTTCGAGGCGTTTCTGGGCAAAACCGATCTGGGCGCGGTGCTTGTCGGCGCGCCTGCCACATACCGGCGTGCCTTTGCCGCCTTGTTCGGGAGATAA
- a CDS encoding SDR family NAD(P)-dependent oxidoreductase, with translation MDRTDFNAKWQAGATSALVTGASGAFGGAVAAALRRQGVHLLLSGQSELRLAETRARLEQAVPGATRIDLLPADLGQHAGQQQLALALQQQDIGILVHAAAVQGPIGPAWNNDPLKMRAAFEVNLFAAIALCNAAAAAMPARGGGKIICFSGGGATAPRADFSAYASTKAALVRYCECLAVETRDTGIDVNCIAPGAALTRMTREIFAAGAGVNAKERQAVETAAAGTEDTLGRAADLCAFLASPRSHGITGKLISAVWDPWPSLAEHIDDLQAKDIYTLRRIVPADRGLTWGN, from the coding sequence ATGGATCGCACAGATTTCAATGCGAAATGGCAGGCCGGTGCGACGTCAGCGCTGGTGACCGGCGCATCGGGTGCGTTCGGCGGTGCTGTGGCGGCGGCGCTGCGCCGGCAGGGCGTGCATCTGCTGCTCAGCGGCCAATCCGAACTGCGCCTGGCCGAGACCCGCGCCAGGCTCGAACAGGCTGTGCCTGGTGCGACGCGCATCGATCTGCTGCCGGCCGATCTGGGGCAGCACGCTGGCCAGCAGCAGCTCGCGCTGGCCCTGCAGCAGCAGGATATCGGCATCCTGGTACACGCCGCCGCGGTGCAGGGACCGATCGGTCCCGCCTGGAACAACGATCCGTTGAAAATGCGGGCGGCCTTTGAAGTGAATCTCTTCGCCGCGATTGCGCTTTGCAATGCCGCCGCGGCTGCCATGCCGGCCCGAGGCGGGGGCAAGATCATCTGCTTTTCGGGCGGTGGGGCGACGGCGCCGCGCGCCGACTTCTCCGCGTATGCCAGCACCAAGGCAGCGTTGGTGCGCTATTGCGAATGTCTGGCTGTCGAAACCCGTGACACAGGCATCGACGTCAACTGCATTGCACCGGGAGCGGCGCTGACGCGGATGACCCGCGAAATCTTCGCGGCGGGCGCCGGCGTCAATGCGAAGGAACGCCAGGCCGTGGAAACGGCTGCAGCGGGCACGGAAGATACGCTGGGGCGTGCCGCCGATCTGTGCGCTTTCCTCGCTTCACCCCGGAGCCATGGCATAACGGGCAAGCTGATATCCGCCGTATGGGATCCCTGGCCGTCGCTGGCGGAGCATATCGACGATCTGCAGGCGAAGGATATCTACACGCTGCGCCGTATCGTACCGGCCGATCGCGGCTTGACTTGGGGAAACTGA
- a CDS encoding YfhO family protein, giving the protein MIAYMNKAVADFPGLLMRHPKTVAALVFLFFTLLITSPGWLNGRIFVGSTDNYYHQIPNLMFTVKSLKAGDIGLWNPYIQTGIDFSSSTHNMIYSPFNWLLFLFPASWYLYLQTVRVFLEIWAVGFFAFLFFREEIRNDKWALFGAVTYQLCGFLYLSLTTYPCVQLFFLMPACGYLIWTMEKRSALLNYLLFVLCFSLIILDGNIIYEFGSLLVVAICFLYRWWPNSVALWRPIAPTLTFYSAAITALLLTAVRWVPISLSIMFDGARFEANGLIQSIPGRVHTLAMAAFPESFGIVPTDSRPFFRALWPSDGGHAQFHGFTYFGVVGLCLILLALIGRPKRAIFWLVWLLIAACWSLQVAPVTTILDAVFFPFVHTIIPKMSLPIAAAMAIGYMGMHLEQSSRRLPAGAIIILAAAPILFVAIAIIPRIVLAPGLLWPLRGLLLAIIGCMVLSYVMVMYRPERYALYVMAVAGLAGTALLILIYDLLPSPMMFSALYYIGLAVLAGLAVFAAQKAGALGPAYTGLILLALTVAILAGPFPVSMPWPDPSSLIKLAAGGMVRYIIFALIIMGSIAALRAGRLASGNVFLLLMALTVVDLVPYNINYSRQITEAFWKLDRLFPDRNSIIRPQSSSQTEALPNLLKNPSMEQWSSGGGVADWVLGGREMTAARIPSPVSGEYAVQLKSVNGGNLYQDRPAPDRTVLVSFGVWARSDGPGLPQILLTDGTTGRGSPPYSGNGRWQWLEASLKVEPTARYIRPHLYVPANGTVEYDGAKLAFGPKLLPFGYDKDHDDPLKQGFDGEWMQPLDPELVNYRVNYPHIFLQLSGSELQSNIPSVYGLRSYGGLNSDVPALLGEIIRRLEPENFNAAGFYSQAASPVLNDLVGNGYDPNYRQGREIRPTALSRFMFFSNFEVYQNGNQVLDRIAAPDFVARNGLLLMGYRPDFPASPGRGGKVEYEEKRHHELTMTIEAPQAGMLFFGDGYNRGWRAFVNGQEVPVVRANHAFMAIPVPAGRHEVEWLFTPPYFKMGLRITLVGFLLLILTVAGLFFFIRPKKGVAVSIG; this is encoded by the coding sequence ATGATCGCCTATATGAATAAGGCAGTTGCCGATTTCCCCGGGCTGCTGATGCGGCATCCGAAGACAGTTGCGGCACTGGTCTTTCTGTTCTTCACCCTGCTTATTACATCGCCCGGTTGGCTTAATGGCCGGATATTTGTCGGCAGCACCGACAACTATTATCACCAGATTCCAAATCTGATGTTTACGGTGAAGTCACTGAAGGCGGGGGATATTGGTCTGTGGAATCCGTATATCCAGACCGGTATCGACTTCTCCAGCAGCACCCATAACATGATTTATTCGCCATTCAACTGGCTGCTGTTTCTGTTTCCTGCCAGCTGGTATCTCTATTTGCAGACGGTCCGGGTTTTTCTTGAGATATGGGCGGTCGGGTTTTTCGCCTTTCTCTTTTTTCGCGAAGAAATCCGGAATGATAAATGGGCGCTCTTCGGAGCGGTGACGTATCAGCTCTGTGGATTTCTATATCTCAGCCTTACGACTTATCCATGCGTTCAGCTTTTTTTCCTGATGCCGGCCTGCGGGTACCTGATATGGACCATGGAAAAGCGATCGGCGCTGCTGAACTATCTCTTATTCGTCTTGTGTTTTTCTCTCATCATCCTCGATGGGAATATCATTTATGAATTCGGGTCTTTGCTCGTTGTTGCCATCTGTTTTCTCTATCGCTGGTGGCCGAACTCCGTGGCGCTGTGGCGTCCTATCGCTCCGACCCTGACTTTCTATTCGGCCGCCATTACCGCCCTGCTGCTGACGGCTGTGCGCTGGGTGCCGATCAGTCTGTCGATCATGTTTGATGGCGCGCGTTTCGAGGCGAATGGCCTGATTCAGTCGATCCCCGGGCGGGTACATACCCTGGCAATGGCGGCCTTCCCGGAATCCTTCGGAATAGTGCCGACCGATTCAAGGCCGTTCTTTCGAGCGCTCTGGCCTTCCGACGGAGGGCACGCGCAGTTTCATGGCTTCACGTATTTCGGTGTGGTCGGCCTGTGCCTGATACTGCTCGCGCTTATAGGGCGTCCCAAGCGGGCGATTTTCTGGCTCGTCTGGCTGTTGATCGCGGCTTGCTGGTCTTTGCAGGTTGCGCCGGTCACAACCATTCTTGATGCCGTGTTCTTCCCCTTTGTCCATACGATCATCCCTAAAATGTCGCTGCCAATCGCGGCGGCAATGGCGATTGGCTATATGGGCATGCATCTGGAACAATCTTCCAGGCGGTTGCCGGCGGGGGCAATCATCATATTGGCAGCAGCGCCTATTCTGTTTGTCGCCATTGCAATAATTCCGCGCATTGTATTGGCGCCGGGTTTGCTGTGGCCGCTGCGCGGGCTTCTGCTCGCGATCATCGGCTGCATGGTATTAAGCTATGTCATGGTGATGTACCGGCCCGAACGGTATGCCCTGTACGTCATGGCGGTTGCCGGCCTTGCAGGGACAGCCCTGTTGATCTTGATCTATGATCTGCTGCCTTCGCCGATGATGTTTTCGGCACTCTACTACATCGGACTCGCCGTCCTGGCAGGGCTTGCCGTGTTTGCTGCCCAGAAAGCGGGTGCCTTGGGGCCGGCTTATACCGGCCTGATATTGCTGGCGCTCACGGTCGCCATTCTCGCCGGCCCATTCCCGGTGTCGATGCCATGGCCTGATCCGTCCAGTTTGATAAAGCTGGCTGCCGGCGGGATGGTGCGTTACATCATATTTGCACTGATCATTATGGGGAGTATCGCTGCACTTCGAGCCGGACGCTTGGCGAGTGGTAATGTATTCCTGCTGCTGATGGCGCTAACTGTAGTGGACTTGGTTCCTTACAACATCAATTACTCCCGGCAGATCACAGAAGCCTTTTGGAAGTTGGACCGCCTTTTCCCGGATCGCAACTCCATTATTCGGCCTCAATCCTCATCGCAAACGGAAGCGCTGCCGAATCTCCTCAAGAATCCTTCCATGGAACAGTGGAGCAGTGGCGGGGGTGTTGCTGATTGGGTTCTAGGTGGGCGGGAGATGACGGCCGCGCGTATTCCTTCACCGGTGAGTGGCGAGTATGCCGTGCAGCTGAAGTCTGTGAATGGAGGCAATCTTTATCAGGACAGGCCTGCGCCAGACCGCACTGTGCTCGTGAGCTTTGGGGTCTGGGCGCGATCTGATGGTCCGGGCCTGCCGCAGATTCTGCTGACAGATGGAACGACAGGCCGTGGATCACCGCCCTATTCCGGAAACGGCCGCTGGCAATGGCTGGAGGCATCGCTGAAGGTCGAGCCGACTGCCAGATACATCCGCCCGCATCTTTATGTGCCGGCAAACGGCACTGTCGAGTATGACGGAGCCAAACTTGCATTCGGCCCGAAATTGCTGCCGTTCGGCTATGACAAGGATCATGATGATCCGCTGAAGCAGGGATTTGACGGCGAATGGATGCAGCCGCTTGATCCCGAGCTCGTAAACTACCGCGTAAATTATCCTCATATTTTTCTTCAACTGAGCGGAAGCGAACTACAATCCAACATTCCGTCGGTATATGGCCTGCGGTCATATGGCGGATTGAATTCCGATGTTCCGGCTTTGCTGGGCGAGATAATCCGGCGCCTGGAACCGGAAAATTTCAATGCGGCCGGCTTTTACAGTCAAGCCGCCTCACCCGTACTGAACGATCTTGTTGGGAACGGCTATGACCCGAATTATCGTCAGGGACGGGAGATCCGTCCTACGGCTCTGTCGCGCTTTATGTTCTTCTCAAATTTCGAAGTGTACCAAAATGGTAATCAGGTTCTGGATCGCATCGCGGCACCTGACTTTGTAGCCCGGAATGGCCTGCTCCTCATGGGCTACCGGCCGGATTTTCCTGCCTCACCGGGCCGCGGAGGAAAAGTCGAATACGAAGAGAAGCGCCATCATGAGTTGACGATGACTATAGAGGCGCCGCAGGCCGGCATGTTGTTCTTTGGCGATGGGTATAATCGCGGCTGGCGCGCTTTCGTGAACGGGCAGGAAGTGCCGGTGGTTCGCGCAAATCACGCCTTTATGGCCATTCCTGTTCCGGCAGGCCGCCATGAGGTCGAATGGTTGTTCACGCCACCATATTTTAAGATGGGGCTTCGCATAACTCTTGTCGGTTTCTTGCTGCTCATCCTGACGGTCGCGGGGTTGTTTTTCTTTATCCGGCCGAAGAAGGGGGTTGCGGTATCGATAGGTTGA
- a CDS encoding galactokinase produces the protein MIITRSPLRITLGGGGTDLPSYYENHEGFLIAAAIDRYVYITIHRTFFDEFIVKYSKLEKVSHAKELEHPIIREALDLVNLDGRGMEITSMADIPAGTGLGSSGSFTTALLKALHSLKRNIVHPEELAEQACHIEIERLKDPIGKQDQYIAAYGGITCFRFQKDGKVKAWPLAISEETRHNLEDGLVMFFTGYSRRAADILKQQDDQTKSKADAGAMVANLHYVKDLGLRSKDALEQGDLIAFGQLMHEHWQYKKKRSGAMSNPQIDEWYDLAMRNGAVGGKLIGAGGGGFLMFYSADKTRLRHALLAAGLKEVRFHFDFEGTKVLAQ, from the coding sequence ATGATCATCACGCGCAGCCCGCTTCGCATCACCCTGGGTGGCGGCGGCACAGATCTTCCATCCTACTATGAAAACCATGAGGGTTTCCTGATCGCCGCTGCGATCGACCGGTATGTCTACATCACCATTCACCGGACCTTCTTCGACGAGTTCATCGTCAAGTATTCCAAGCTGGAGAAGGTTAGCCACGCCAAGGAGTTGGAGCATCCGATCATCCGTGAAGCACTAGATCTGGTGAACCTGGACGGGCGCGGCATGGAAATCACCAGCATGGCTGATATTCCGGCTGGAACCGGACTGGGATCTTCCGGCAGCTTCACCACGGCACTGCTCAAGGCGCTGCATAGCCTGAAGCGGAATATCGTCCATCCCGAAGAGCTGGCCGAGCAGGCCTGTCATATCGAGATCGAGCGTCTGAAGGATCCGATTGGCAAGCAGGACCAGTATATCGCTGCCTATGGCGGCATCACATGCTTCCGCTTCCAGAAGGATGGCAAGGTGAAGGCCTGGCCCTTGGCCATAAGTGAGGAGACGCGGCACAATCTGGAGGATGGCCTGGTGATGTTCTTCACCGGCTATTCGCGCCGTGCCGCCGATATCCTCAAGCAGCAGGACGATCAGACGAAATCCAAGGCCGATGCCGGTGCGATGGTGGCGAACCTGCATTACGTGAAGGACCTTGGCCTGCGTAGCAAGGATGCGCTGGAACAGGGCGACTTGATCGCCTTCGGTCAGTTAATGCACGAGCACTGGCAGTACAAGAAAAAGCGCTCCGGTGCCATGTCGAACCCGCAGATCGACGAATGGTACGACTTGGCCATGCGCAACGGTGCAGTGGGTGGCAAGCTGATCGGTGCCGGTGGCGGCGGTTTCCTGATGTTCTACAGCGCGGACAAGACGCGGCTGCGCCACGCCCTGCTGGCAGCTGGTCTGAAAGAAGTGCGGTTCCATTTCGATTTCGAGGGAACCAAGGTGCTGGCACAATGA
- a CDS encoding Gfo/Idh/MocA family protein translates to MRLAIVGCGLIGGKRAAAALVEGHAVTVVCDINTERAAALARSTGARVAMDWQEAVKADCDIVVVATTHALLAPVSIAAVQAGKHVLVEKPAGLNGAEVSAVAAEARKHNRLIKVGFNHRFHPGLWKAREMVATGAVGPLMFIRGRYGHGGRVGYDKEWRCVPEISGGGELIDQGAHLIDLSRWFLGDVTLDYGAALTSYWNISVDDNCFLALRGPKGEMAWLHASWSEWKNIFSFEIYGRDGKLTVEGLGGSYGVEKLTYHKMLPEMGPPETASWEYPFPDDSWIREYRDFSAAIAEGRRPVGDIDDAVAMHAIIDATYGRSGK, encoded by the coding sequence ATGCGCCTGGCAATTGTGGGCTGCGGGCTGATCGGCGGCAAGCGAGCGGCGGCTGCCCTCGTGGAAGGTCATGCTGTCACCGTAGTCTGTGACATCAATACCGAACGCGCCGCTGCTCTGGCGCGCAGCACGGGTGCGCGCGTGGCAATGGACTGGCAGGAAGCCGTAAAGGCGGACTGCGATATCGTAGTGGTGGCCACGACTCACGCCCTGCTGGCACCGGTCAGTATTGCGGCCGTGCAGGCCGGCAAACATGTCCTGGTGGAAAAACCGGCGGGGCTGAACGGCGCCGAGGTTTCGGCAGTGGCAGCCGAGGCCAGGAAGCATAATCGGCTGATCAAGGTCGGCTTCAATCACCGCTTCCATCCCGGCCTGTGGAAGGCGCGGGAAATGGTCGCCACAGGCGCGGTTGGTCCCCTGATGTTTATCCGTGGACGATACGGCCATGGTGGACGGGTTGGTTACGATAAGGAATGGCGCTGCGTGCCGGAGATTTCGGGTGGCGGTGAGCTGATCGATCAGGGGGCACATCTGATCGACCTGTCACGCTGGTTCCTGGGCGACGTCACGCTGGATTACGGTGCGGCGCTGACCAGCTATTGGAACATCTCTGTCGACGACAACTGCTTTCTGGCTCTGCGCGGCCCCAAAGGCGAGATGGCCTGGCTCCATGCAAGCTGGAGCGAGTGGAAGAACATATTCAGTTTTGAAATCTATGGCCGCGACGGCAAGTTGACCGTGGAAGGGCTGGGGGGCTCGTACGGGGTGGAAAAGCTGACTTATCATAAAATGCTGCCCGAAATGGGACCGCCGGAGACCGCCAGCTGGGAATATCCCTTCCCGGACGATTCATGGATCCGTGAATACCGTGATTTTTCTGCCGCCATTGCGGAAGGCCGTCGTCCGGTCGGCGATATTGACGATGCGGTGGCAATGCATGCCATCATCGATGCGACATACGGGCGGAGTGGGAAATGA
- a CDS encoding SIS domain-containing protein → MTISAYTAMYMEEVCRVAQGIDQGQVDKIVRILAKTRADGGRLFFLGVGGGAGNASHAVNDFRKIAAIESYAPTDNVSELTARVNDDGWETVFARWLEVSKVGSRDVVFVFSVGGGNAEKNISANIVQGLKVAKAAGAKVVGVVGRDGGYTAQVADACVIVPTVNPETVTPHAEAFQAVVWHLIVSHPDLKQNEMKWEAVR, encoded by the coding sequence ATGACGATCAGTGCGTACACAGCCATGTATATGGAAGAAGTCTGCAGGGTCGCCCAGGGGATCGACCAGGGCCAGGTGGACAAGATAGTCCGGATTCTGGCAAAAACGCGTGCCGATGGCGGCCGGCTGTTTTTCCTCGGTGTCGGGGGCGGTGCCGGCAATGCAAGCCACGCAGTGAATGACTTCCGCAAGATAGCGGCCATCGAATCCTATGCGCCGACTGATAACGTTTCTGAGCTGACCGCCCGCGTCAATGACGATGGCTGGGAAACGGTCTTCGCCCGCTGGCTGGAAGTCAGCAAGGTAGGCAGCCGGGATGTCGTGTTTGTCTTCTCCGTCGGCGGCGGCAATGCGGAAAAGAATATCAGCGCCAATATCGTGCAGGGACTGAAAGTCGCCAAGGCGGCGGGTGCGAAGGTTGTTGGCGTGGTCGGCCGCGATGGCGGCTATACGGCGCAGGTGGCCGATGCCTGCGTCATCGTGCCGACCGTGAACCCCGAGACGGTGACGCCGCATGCCGAGGCTTTCCAGGCGGTGGTCTGGCATCTGATCGTGTCGCATCCCGATCTGAAGCAGAACGAGATGAAGTGGGAGGCCGTACGGTAA